The sequence below is a genomic window from Sorangiineae bacterium MSr12523.
CGCCGCCAGCCGGATGGCCGATGGTTGTACGTCCTCGACCATCCATCGGGCGCCTGACGCCAAATCGAGGGCGAGCTATTTGGCAATGGCACCCACGCGGCGGTCGCCATCCGGCGAAAGGCGGCCCGCGCGCTCGACCAGACCGATGAACTCCGCCTGCTCCGGCTTTCCACCGTTCGACGCGCGCGCGATGCGCAGAATATCGGCCATGTGCGTGCCCGTCGCGTAGGGACTCTGGCGCAGAATCTCCGCGAACCCCGCGACGGCGGTGGCAAACCTCAGATCGCGCGGCGCCTCGTCGAACGAGCGGGCAATCTGCCCCGGCTGCATGGCCTCCGCATGCTCGGTGGCCACGTCCGGCGCACCCGCCTTCGGCTCGGGCGCCTTGTGCCGCACGCGCACCGTGATGGGCGAGCGATCTTGCCGTTTCAACACGACGTCGTACAGCGCCGTCACCGCGTGCCCCGCGCCCACCTCACCGCCGTCGACGTGGTCATTGCGAAAGTCCTTGTCGGCGACATCGCGGTTCTCGTACCCGATGAGCCGATATTCCTTCACCACCTCCGGCGAAAAGTCGACTTGCACTTTCATGTCGCGGGCGACCACCTCCAGCGTGCCACTGACCTGATCGGAAAAGACACGGCGCGCCTGATCGACACTGTCGATGTACGAGTAATTGCCATCACCCTTGTCGGCCAATTGCTCCATCATCGTATCTTTGTAATTGCCCGTGCCGAATCCCACGGTGGAAAGCGTAATGCCGCGTTCCTTGTAATGGGCAATCTGGTCCAAAATCACCTCGTGCGACGTGGGACCGACGTTCGCGTCGCCGTCGGAAAGGATCACCACGTGGTTCACGTGCCCGGAAACGCGCCCGCGCTCCGCCAGGCGGTAGGCCAGCTCGATGCCGCTGGCCATCGCGGTCGAGCCGCCGGCTGTCAAATCATCGATGGCGCGCATCACTCGGTCTTTTTGGGCCACCGCCGGCGTCGGCCCCAACACCTCGCGGACGCTTCCCGCATACGTGCAGAGTGCAATGGTGTCTCCCGGCTTGAGCGACGACGTCAGAATCTTGAGGCTCTTCTTGGCCAATTCGATCTTGTCCTCGGACTGCATCGACCCGCTGGTGTCGACCAGGTACGTCAAGTGCACCGGTCGCCGCTCCGCCACGGACAGGCGCTTCGCCTGAATCGCCACCCGAAGAACGTGGTGCCCCGCCGCATACGGCGACGGCGCCCCGGCGAGATGAATGGTGTAGGGGAGGGGGCTATTTTTGTATTCGTATCCATAGTCGAAGTAATTCAAATATTCCTCGGCACGCACCGCGCTCACCGGCGGGAGCCCGCCTTCGAGGAGCTTGCGTCGGCTGATCGAGTACGACGCCGTATCGACGTCGATGGCAAAGGTGGATAACCGGTCGCGCGCGGGATCGGTCGCGCCATTCACGCCGTAATCGCGGTAGTCCTCCGTATTCGACTGCGGCTCCGGCGCAGGCGGAGGCGGAGGCGCCACCGGTGCGACCGCCACGGCCGACCGTGGAGGCGACATCGCGATGCCCTTCGCCATCGGCCGCGGTGCCGGCGCAGGCGCCGCCGCCGGCGGAGGCGCAGGCGATGACGCGGTTTGCATCCTCGGTGCAGCGGCGCTCTTGGCCATCGGCGCGGCCTCCTCCGCACGCGCCTCGTCCGATTGCGCCACCGCGGCACCCGCCGCCAGATCGGCCGTTTTCGCCTCACGGTTGCCCGCGCCGCAACCGGCCAATTCCATGGCCAACATAAACGGAACCAACGCTCGGATTTGGAAAGCTCGCATGGCAATTTCTCCCTCGGAATTGCCTACGAAACGCGGAGCCCGGTCCGACCTTACACTCCGATTACTTCTTTTTTATCGCCCCACCCCGGCGACCCCGTTGTTGTTGCCCGACACGTTGTACAGCGTGAGCCCGCGCACATTCTCGTTCACCTGCAAGGGGTGAAAGATGGATGGCAGCGCGCGCTGCTCGCAATCTTGGCGATCGCACAACCGGCAGGTCACTCCCACGGGTGTGGCCATATCCAAGTGGTCGAGATCCACGCCGTCGGAATAGACGAGCTCCTTGGCATATTGTGCCTGGCACCCGATTCCGATGGCCTGCACGGGATGCTGCGAATGGTAGCCGCCGCTGTCCTTGTGAATCGTGCGGGCGAGGCAAAAATACGCCACGCCATCGCTCATTCGCGAAAGCTGAATACGGATCATACCCGGAGTTAAGAACGCAGCGAAGATGTTCCATCGCGGGCAAACGCCGCTGAATCTGGCAAATCGAATTCCCGACGCGCTGAAGCGTTTCGAAATATTTCCCGCCACATCGATGCGAATCATATGGAAGGGTACGCCTTCCGCACCGGGGCGACGCATCGTGGTAAGTCGATGCGATACCTGCTCGAAGCCGACTCGGAAGCGGCGTCCGATCACATCGATGTCGTAACGTTCCTCCCGGGCCGCCTGCAGAAACGGAACGTAGGGCATCAGAACGGCGCCCGCGAAGTAATTGGCCAGTGCCACCCGCGCCAATGCACGCGATTCATCTGTTGTCAGGCGCGGATCGGCGGCTATCGTATCCAGACGGTTCTTCTGCGTGAGGAGACCAATCTGATGCGCGAGCTGGAATTGACGGCTGCGAGTTGGCAGCAATTCGGACAAGGTCAACACCTTGCGCGCCGAATCATATCTTCGCAGCGTTCCGCGTTCCGCTTCGCCGCGCGCGATGCGCACCTGCACACCGAGCTGCTTCTCCAGGTAGCGCACCAATCCGCTGTACAGATCATCGAACACGAGCTTTCCCTTCGTCCAGAGCTCCTCGGCTCCGGTTTCCAGATCGGGAAAGTGGTTCATGTGGAACTGCAACAAGTCGCTCACTTCCTCGGATGGAATGTTCGAGCGCTCCACGCCCGTGAGATCTTGCTCACCCTCGTTCAGACGCGACGACAGCGAATCGGCCGACTCGCGCATGCTCTGGTAGGCGCGGTAGAGCGAGAGCACGGCACGCCCCGCATTCGGGCTCGCCGTGGCCACCTCGCGCACCTCCGTCGACGTGAGACCGCTTCCCTCGAACAGCGGATCGGCGAACACCTCGAGCAGGTCCGCCACGAGCCGCGCATCCTCGTCCGTAGCGAACGAGTGCAGGTCGACGTTGAAGAGCTGGGCGAGGCGAATGAGCAGCGAAGCTGGCAGAGGGCGCTTGTTGCTCTCGATGAGGTTCAAGTAGCTGGCGGAGATGCCGAGCTTCTCGGCGAGTTGAACTTGGTTCAAGTTCTCGCGTCTTCGCAACGCTCGCACTTTTGCCCCAAGCCGCGGACCACCCGATTCTCTCGCTTTTTCCATGCTTCACCTACACATCTGCACGCACAAACGCCACGGATGTGGTGCTGCAAATTGACAGATGTAACAAGTTTACAGCCTGTCATTGACTTCCTTCAACCGCAATTTCTTCGAAGAATGTTGATTTCTGGTTCGTTCAACATCATTTTCAACGCGTCGCGCAACGGAACTCACAACCATGACACTTCAAATCGATCATGTGACAGAAGAGCAGCAGTCGCCCAACGACGGCGGGTCCATCACGCTCGCTGAGATCCTGCGACCCGAGGCGCTGGCCTTCGTGGAAGAACTGGTCAAACGCTTTGCTCCGCGCATCGAGGAACGCCTCGCTGCCCGTCGCGAGACGCAAGCCCGGTTCGACAAAGGCAAGCTCCCGGATTTTCTGATCGAGACGGCAGACGTCCGCGCAGGCAACTGGCGCGTGGCACCGCTGCCGCCGGATTTGCTCGACCGCCGGGTCGAGATCACGGGTCCGGTCGACCGCAAGATGGTCATCAACGCCCTCAACTCGGGCGCGAACGTCTTCATGGCCGACTTCGAGGATGCCAACGCACCGACGTGGAGCAACATCGTGCACGGTCAGAAGAACCTGTACGACGCCGTCCGTCGCACCATCGCGTTCTCGGCCGCCGAGACAGGCAAGACGTATGCGCTGAAGGAGAAGACGGCGGTGCTGCTCGTGCGTCCGCGCGGCCTGCACTTACCGGAACGCCACGTCCGTTACGAGGGCAAGCCCATCCCGGGCGCGCTGCTCGATTTCGGTCTGTACTTCTTCCACAACGCGAAGGCGCTGAAGGAGCGGGGCACCGGCCCGTACTTCTACCTGCCGAAGCTCGAGAGCCACCTCGAAGCGCGCATCTGGAACGACGTGTTCGTGTTTGCGCAAACGGCGCTTGGCGTCCCGCAGGGCACCATCAAAGCGACGGTGCTCATCGAGACGCTGCCGGCGGCCTTCGAGATGGATGAAATCCTCTACGAGCTGCGTGAGCACTCGGCGGGTCTGAACTGCGGCCGCTGGGATTACATCTTCAGCTTCATCAAGAAGCGCCGCAACGACCCCAACGCCGTGCTGCCCGATCGCAGCCTGGTGACCATGGACAAGGGATTTTTGCGCGCCTACGCGAAACTGGTCATCAAAACGTGTCACCGCCGAGGCGTGCACGCGATGGGTGGCATGGCCGCGCAGATCCCCATCAAGGACAACCCGGCGGAGAACGAGGCCGCGCTGGCCCGCGTGCGTGCCGACAAGCTGCGCGAGGTGAAGGACGGCCACGATGGCACCTGGGTGGCGCACCCCGGCCTCGTGCCGATTGCGCGCGAGGTGTTCGATGCCCACATGCCGGGGCAAAACCAGCTGAACGTGCTCCGCGAGGACGTGCAGGTGACGCGCGAAGAGCTGCTCGAGGTGCCCGTGGGGCCTCGAACCGAAGCGGGCGCCCGGCACAACATCCGTGTGGGGATTCAGTACATCGAATCGTGGTTGCGGGGGCTCGGATGCGTCCCGCTCTACAATTTGATGGAAGATGCAGCAACCGCCGAGATTTCGCGCGCACAAGTGTGGCAGTGGCTGCACCACAACGCCAAGCTCGAGGATGGCACCGTCCTGGACCGCGAGCGATTCGCCCGCTTCGTCGAGGAAGAGATGGTGCGCATTCGAGGCGAGGTTGGCGAGAAGCGGCACGCAACTGGCAAGTACGCCGAAGCGCGAGCGCTGTTCGAGAGTCTTTCGACTGCAGAGTCGTTCGAGGAGTTTTTGACGATTCCAGCTTACGCAAAGCTTTAGTTACCGAGTTCACCCGAAGTCTTCTCACTGACCGTTTTTGGGGGGGCTAAGCCACCCCAAATCCCCAAAGAGGCCTTCGTTTGGCGGTACCGCGCAAGAATTCGGCGGTACCGACGGACGGAGTCCATTCGAAAGATGCCCGCCCCATCCGGGGCGGGATAGGAGAAATGACAATGTCTCTTGCCGCCGTTGCCGAGATTGCTGGACGCCAGGGTTATGTTTCCGAAGCTGCTGCCAAGCGGTTCGAAGGTATTCACCGCAATTATTCGGTAGCCGACGTCAACCGCCTTCGGGGTTCCATTCGAATCGAGCACACACTGGCCAGTCTTGGGGCGGAACGGCTGTGGAACATGCTCACGCACGACGATTACGTGCATGCGCTGGGTGCGCTGTCCGGCAATCAGGCCGTGCAGATGGTGCGCGCCGGACTGAAAGCGATTTACGTGAGCGGCTGGCAAGTCGCCGCGGACGCCAATACGTCGGGTCAGATGTATCCCGATCAGAGCCTCTATCCGGTGGATAGCGTTCCCACGTTGGTGGAGCGAATCAATTCCGCGCTTCAGCGCGCCGATCAAATCGAGCACGCCGAGGGCAAAAAGGACCGGTATTGGTATGCGCCGCTCGTTGCCGATGCCGAGGCGGGCTTTGGCGGTCCGCTCAACGCCTTCGAGTTGATGAAGTCGATGATCAAGGCAGGTGCGGCCGGCGTCCACTTCGAGGACCAATTGGCCGCGGAGAAGAAGTGCGGACACTTGGGCGGCAAGGTGCTCGTGCCCTCGGGGCAGTTCATTCGCACCTTGAACGCAGCGCGCCTCGCCGCCGACGTGATGGACGTGCCCACCGTGCTGATTGCGCGCACGGACGCCCACAGCGCGAAGCTTCTGACCAGCGACGTGGACGAGCGCGATGTTCCGTTCATCGATGGCAGCGGGCGCACGCGCGAGGGCTTTTTCCGTCTGAAGGGCGGTCTCGAGTGCGCGATTGCTCGCGCGCTTGCTTATGCGCCGTACGCGGACGTCATCTGGTGCGAGACGTCCACGCCGGACATGGGCGAGGCCCGGGAGTTCGCCGAGGCGGTGCACGAGAAGTTCCCGAACAAGCTTCTGGCCTACAACTGCTCGCCGTCGTTCAACTGGAAGAAGAATCTGAGCGACGCCGACATTGCCAAGTTCCAACGCGAACTCGGATCCATGGGCTACAAGTTCCAATTCGTGACCCTGGCCGGGTTCCACTCGCTGAACTTCTCGATGTTCGAATTGGCCCGCGGCTACCGCGATCGCGGCATGGCGGCGTATTCCGAATTGCAACAGGCGGAATTCGCCGCCGAGAAGAACGGTTATTCGGCCACGCGCCATCAGCGCGAGGTGGGTACGGGCTATTTCGATCAGGTGACCGAGGTGATCACCGGCGGCGAGTCCTCCACGATGGCCCTGGAAGAATCGACGGAAGCGGCGCAGTTCTAATTCCAGCTAAGAAGCGCGAAGGAAGTGTTCCTCGAATGGCCTGATGAAGCGCCGTTCGGGGGACCCATCGAGGACGGCGAAGACGACATGCCGGAACGTCTTCGCGAAGTCCGCATCGAGCGCCTGGCGGAAGAGCAGGGCGATGTCGGCGGCGTCGTTGCCGAAAACCCCGCAGCCCCAGGCGCCGAGCACCAAGGTGTCATGGCCCTTTTGGGCCATGATGGCGAGGACGCGATGGACGCGCTCTCGCATGATCGGGAGGATGCGCGAAACGTCAGCGGGGCGATTCTTTTGCACGGCGCCTGCGTTGACGGCGGGGCAGGTGACGAATGCGCAGGTGTAGAGAGCTTCCCGTAAGGGACCTTCGTTCGATCGGAAGACGGGAACGTCGGGCGAATAGATGGCCCAGTGCGAATAGAGCGGGTTGGGGCGCTCCTGGTGATAGGCATACATCGGGCGGCCGGCCAGGCAGGAATACAGCGCCGATGAGCGCGCGAGCGATTCCTCTTGGGCGTGTGCGCCGCTGAGAAAGCCACCCCCAGGATTCTTCGCCGATGCGAAATTCAACACCGCGGGCCGCCCAGCCGCGAGCCGCGCAGCCGCCGTGAGCGTGCTTTCATTGGTCACTTCGAATCGCGGCTCGTAGCCGGGCGAAGGAACCACCGCCACGGGCCGTTCGGGCGGAAAATCCTCGGTGCGGGCCACCGCCTCATCGCGTAGCGCGTCGATGCGAACCACGCGTCCCGACGGCGCCGTGTAGTGGCCGCGTTCGAGAATGGCCATGGTTTCCTGCGCAAGCTTCGCCGCGTACGCACGCGACATGGGCCCCCTCTGGGCCCCGCGCGGATCCGGTCCGCGCGTCATATGGGTCTGATTTTTCATGAAAGAGTTATTGACACTATTTTATCGTGTGACAAGACTCTTTTTGGAAAATTGCCAGAGCCGGAAGACTTTCGCGACCGCATCGAGGGGGTGCTCCTCGGCACCGCCATCGGCGATGCACTTGGACTGCCCATGGAGGGCATGGGTGCGCGCGCGATTGCGCGAAGTTTTGCGAAGCTGGATCGCTATTTCCTGTTGGGCAAGACCGGTTTCGTCTCGGACGATACGGAGCAGACGGCCCTGGTCGCACAGAGCCTCGCGCGGAATCCTCGTCGGGTGGACGCATTCGTGGGAGCCTTTCGCCGTGCGCTGCTCGGATGGTTCTTGCGGCTACCCTGGGGCATTGGCCTCGGTACGCTGCGCGCCTGCGTGCGCATTTCCCTAGGTTTGCGCAACTCCGGTGTTCGCTCGGCCGGCAACGGTGCGGCGATGCGCGCAGCCATCGTCGGGGCCTTCTTTTGCGATGCGCCTGCTGAACGCGCTGCCTGGGCCGACGCCCTTTCACGCGTGACCCACACCGATGTGCGCGCGGTGCAAGGCGCACGTTTCGTTGCCGAGCTGGCATCGCGCTGTGTGGTGCATGGTCCGAAGGTCGCACGCGGGATGCTGGTGCGCGATGCGCGCGCGGTGATCGATGAGCCATCGCTTTGCGCGGGGATCGAGCGCGCTTGCGCGTTGGAAAGCGACGGCGTTTCCATGGATCTGGCCGCGGCGGAGCTTGGCAACACGGGGTTCGTTCTTCACACGACGGCCTTGGCGACGTTTGCGTTCCTGCGTTTTGGCGACGATCCCGAGCGGGCCATGGTGGAGACCATCCGCGCCGGTGGCGACACCGATTCGAATGCCGCCATCGTCGGTGCCTGGGCAGGCGCGCTTCACGGGGCTCGAGGGCTACCCGCGAGGCTGGTCGACCGGCTGCACGACGGACCTTTCGGCCCTACGCACCTGCGGGCGCTCGCGGCGGACCTTGCGTGCGCGCGAAGCGGTGAGCCGGTGGCGCGGGCGTCTTATTCGTGGATCGCTGCGTTGGTGCGCAATCTGGTGCTTTATCCAGTCGTGCTCGCGCATGCCGTCAGGGTATTTTGCCGGCGATGACCAAGAAGACCGAGGTGATGACCCGACGCGTCGATCCGGAGGAGGCGGCGTTCCTTCGTGAGTATCGGCCGGTAGACTTCCCACGGCCGTCCGTGACGGTGGATGTCGCGGCGTTCAGCGTGCTCGACGCGGAGCTGCGCGTTTTGTTGGTCAAGCGGGGAGGGCACCCGTTCCGAGGTGCGTGGGCCTTGCCCGGTGGGTTCGTGCGTGTGGGCGATGGCCATCGCGATCAGGGCGAGGACCTCGACGCGGCGGCGACGCGTGAGCTCGAGGAGGAGACGGGCCTGCGCGCCGCCGACGTGTACCTCGAACAGCTGGGCGCGTTCGGCAAGGCGGGACGCGATCCGCGAATGCGCGTGATCACGGTGGCGTACTACGCGCTCATTCGCCCTGACTTGGTCCCGCTCGTGCGCAGCGGCGGCGATGCCACGGCGGCGGAGTGGCTCTCCGTGCATGCGCTGCGGCCGGCCGACATGGCGTTCGACCATCACGGCATCGTGACCCAGGCCACCCGCCGCATCGCCGAGCGCGTCTCCTCGTCGAGCATCGCCTCGAGCCTCGTGACCAAGACGTTCACCATCCCCGAACTTCGCCACGTGTATTCCATCCTCACGGGGAAGCCGCAGGACCCCGGCAATTTCCGCCGCAAGTTCGAGCGGATGGTGGAGGAGGGCATCATCGAGCAGGCACCGGGCAAGCGCATCACCGCATCGAAGCCCGCGCTCGTGTATCGATTCCTCCCGGAGAAAACGGAGCAGGCTCTCCGGAGATAGCCTCTCGCCTCGGATGGCCCAGCCGCCTTGCGTGGCACCAGTTGGCGCAGCCCGCGTGGCCGTTTTTCGGCAAAATTGCGCGGATCGATTGGTGCAACGAGCATGAGCATGCGAGCCAACCATTCTGCAGCTTCGTTGAGCGCCCTTTTTCTATCGGTC
It includes:
- the aceA gene encoding isocitrate lyase, encoding MSLAAVAEIAGRQGYVSEAAAKRFEGIHRNYSVADVNRLRGSIRIEHTLASLGAERLWNMLTHDDYVHALGALSGNQAVQMVRAGLKAIYVSGWQVAADANTSGQMYPDQSLYPVDSVPTLVERINSALQRADQIEHAEGKKDRYWYAPLVADAEAGFGGPLNAFELMKSMIKAGAAGVHFEDQLAAEKKCGHLGGKVLVPSGQFIRTLNAARLAADVMDVPTVLIARTDAHSAKLLTSDVDERDVPFIDGSGRTREGFFRLKGGLECAIARALAYAPYADVIWCETSTPDMGEAREFAEAVHEKFPNKLLAYNCSPSFNWKKNLSDADIAKFQRELGSMGYKFQFVTLAGFHSLNFSMFELARGYRDRGMAAYSELQQAEFAAEKNGYSATRHQREVGTGYFDQVTEVITGGESSTMALEESTEAAQF
- the aceB gene encoding malate synthase A, whose translation is MTEEQQSPNDGGSITLAEILRPEALAFVEELVKRFAPRIEERLAARRETQARFDKGKLPDFLIETADVRAGNWRVAPLPPDLLDRRVEITGPVDRKMVINALNSGANVFMADFEDANAPTWSNIVHGQKNLYDAVRRTIAFSAAETGKTYALKEKTAVLLVRPRGLHLPERHVRYEGKPIPGALLDFGLYFFHNAKALKERGTGPYFYLPKLESHLEARIWNDVFVFAQTALGVPQGTIKATVLIETLPAAFEMDEILYELREHSAGLNCGRWDYIFSFIKKRRNDPNAVLPDRSLVTMDKGFLRAYAKLVIKTCHRRGVHAMGGMAAQIPIKDNPAENEAALARVRADKLREVKDGHDGTWVAHPGLVPIAREVFDAHMPGQNQLNVLREDVQVTREELLEVPVGPRTEAGARHNIRVGIQYIESWLRGLGCVPLYNLMEDAATAEISRAQVWQWLHHNAKLEDGTVLDRERFARFVEEEMVRIRGEVGEKRHATGKYAEARALFESLSTAESFEEFLTIPAYAKL
- a CDS encoding ADP-ribosylglycohydrolase family protein is translated as MPEPEDFRDRIEGVLLGTAIGDALGLPMEGMGARAIARSFAKLDRYFLLGKTGFVSDDTEQTALVAQSLARNPRRVDAFVGAFRRALLGWFLRLPWGIGLGTLRACVRISLGLRNSGVRSAGNGAAMRAAIVGAFFCDAPAERAAWADALSRVTHTDVRAVQGARFVAELASRCVVHGPKVARGMLVRDARAVIDEPSLCAGIERACALESDGVSMDLAAAELGNTGFVLHTTALATFAFLRFGDDPERAMVETIRAGGDTDSNAAIVGAWAGALHGARGLPARLVDRLHDGPFGPTHLRALAADLACARSGEPVARASYSWIAALVRNLVLYPVVLAHAVRVFCRR
- a CDS encoding NUDIX hydrolase → MTKKTEVMTRRVDPEEAAFLREYRPVDFPRPSVTVDVAAFSVLDAELRVLLVKRGGHPFRGAWALPGGFVRVGDGHRDQGEDLDAAATRELEEETGLRAADVYLEQLGAFGKAGRDPRMRVITVAYYALIRPDLVPLVRSGGDATAAEWLSVHALRPADMAFDHHGIVTQATRRIAERVSSSSIASSLVTKTFTIPELRHVYSILTGKPQDPGNFRRKFERMVEEGIIEQAPGKRITASKPALVYRFLPEKTEQALRR
- a CDS encoding short-chain fatty acyl-CoA regulator family protein, whose product is MNQVQLAEKLGISASYLNLIESNKRPLPASLLIRLAQLFNVDLHSFATDEDARLVADLLEVFADPLFEGSGLTSTEVREVATASPNAGRAVLSLYRAYQSMRESADSLSSRLNEGEQDLTGVERSNIPSEEVSDLLQFHMNHFPDLETGAEELWTKGKLVFDDLYSGLVRYLEKQLGVQVRIARGEAERGTLRRYDSARKVLTLSELLPTRSRQFQLAHQIGLLTQKNRLDTIAADPRLTTDESRALARVALANYFAGAVLMPYVPFLQAAREERYDIDVIGRRFRVGFEQVSHRLTTMRRPGAEGVPFHMIRIDVAGNISKRFSASGIRFARFSGVCPRWNIFAAFLTPGMIRIQLSRMSDGVAYFCLARTIHKDSGGYHSQHPVQAIGIGCQAQYAKELVYSDGVDLDHLDMATPVGVTCRLCDRQDCEQRALPSIFHPLQVNENVRGLTLYNVSGNNNGVAGVGR
- a CDS encoding TIGR02452 family protein, which codes for MSRAYAAKLAQETMAILERGHYTAPSGRVVRIDALRDEAVARTEDFPPERPVAVVPSPGYEPRFEVTNESTLTAAARLAAGRPAVLNFASAKNPGGGFLSGAHAQEESLARSSALYSCLAGRPMYAYHQERPNPLYSHWAIYSPDVPVFRSNEGPLREALYTCAFVTCPAVNAGAVQKNRPADVSRILPIMRERVHRVLAIMAQKGHDTLVLGAWGCGVFGNDAADIALLFRQALDADFAKTFRHVVFAVLDGSPERRFIRPFEEHFLRAS
- a CDS encoding von Willebrand factor type A domain-containing protein, whose protein sequence is MNGATDPARDRLSTFAIDVDTASYSISRRKLLEGGLPPVSAVRAEEYLNYFDYGYEYKNSPLPYTIHLAGAPSPYAAGHHVLRVAIQAKRLSVAERRPVHLTYLVDTSGSMQSEDKIELAKKSLKILTSSLKPGDTIALCTYAGSVREVLGPTPAVAQKDRVMRAIDDLTAGGSTAMASGIELAYRLAERGRVSGHVNHVVILSDGDANVGPTSHEVILDQIAHYKERGITLSTVGFGTGNYKDTMMEQLADKGDGNYSYIDSVDQARRVFSDQVSGTLEVVARDMKVQVDFSPEVVKEYRLIGYENRDVADKDFRNDHVDGGEVGAGHAVTALYDVVLKRQDRSPITVRVRHKAPEPKAGAPDVATEHAEAMQPGQIARSFDEAPRDLRFATAVAGFAEILRQSPYATGTHMADILRIARASNGGKPEQAEFIGLVERAGRLSPDGDRRVGAIAK